A genomic window from Arthrobacter globiformis includes:
- a CDS encoding vitamin K epoxide reductase family protein produces MPRISPSTGTDYDQDHQDGAGPAAASAGAAVPAMTRDRPFGWLLVITGVVGWLASGILVLEKLEVLKDPNHATVCDVNPWISCGQVMQTWQSSLFGFPNMFIGIVAFAITITAGMALLAGARFARWYWLGLQAGITLGFIFVVWLWSQALYSIRILCPFCMVVWAAMIPLFVWVTVRNVVHGVIPAPAGLARILGDSGWIITALLYVAVIATIFFAFIQVFAGTSGF; encoded by the coding sequence ATGCCACGCATATCGCCTTCCACAGGCACGGACTACGACCAGGACCACCAGGACGGTGCCGGGCCTGCCGCGGCTTCGGCCGGTGCCGCCGTACCGGCCATGACACGCGACCGCCCCTTCGGCTGGCTGCTGGTCATCACCGGCGTCGTGGGCTGGCTGGCATCCGGCATCCTGGTGCTGGAAAAGCTCGAGGTCCTCAAGGATCCCAACCACGCCACCGTCTGCGATGTGAACCCCTGGATTTCTTGCGGGCAGGTCATGCAGACATGGCAGAGTTCACTCTTCGGCTTCCCGAATATGTTCATTGGAATTGTCGCCTTCGCCATCACGATCACCGCGGGAATGGCGCTGCTCGCCGGCGCCCGGTTCGCCCGCTGGTACTGGCTTGGGCTGCAGGCCGGCATCACGCTCGGCTTCATCTTCGTGGTGTGGCTGTGGTCCCAGGCGCTGTACTCCATCCGCATCCTGTGCCCGTTCTGCATGGTTGTTTGGGCAGCGATGATTCCGCTCTTTGTCTGGGTGACCGTGCGGAACGTAGTCCACGGCGTGATTCCGGCGCCGGCAGGCCTGGCCCGGATCCTGGGCGACTCGGGCTGGATCATCACGGCGCTGCTCTACGTTGCCGTGATTGCGACGATCTTCTTCGCGTTCATCCAGGTGTTCGCCGGCACCTCAGGCTTCTAG
- the ndk gene encoding nucleoside-diphosphate kinase: protein MSIERTLVLIKPDGVTRNLTGEILKRIEAKGYTLAELKKTNASRELLEQHYEEHVGKPFYEPLVEFMLSGPVVAAIFEGHRVIEGFRSLAGTTDPTTAAPGTIRGDFGRDWGLKVQQNLVHGSDSVDSAEREIKIWFQA from the coding sequence GTGAGCATTGAGCGCACCCTTGTCCTGATCAAGCCGGACGGCGTCACCCGTAACCTGACGGGCGAAATCCTCAAGAGGATCGAAGCCAAGGGCTACACCCTGGCCGAACTCAAGAAGACCAACGCCAGCCGGGAACTGCTTGAGCAGCACTACGAGGAGCACGTGGGCAAGCCGTTCTACGAGCCGCTCGTGGAGTTCATGCTCAGCGGCCCCGTAGTCGCAGCGATCTTCGAAGGCCACCGCGTCATTGAAGGCTTCCGGTCGCTGGCCGGCACCACCGACCCCACGACGGCGGCCCCCGGCACGATCCGCGGCGACTTCGGCCGCGACTGGGGCCTGAAGGTCCAGCAGAACCTCGTCCACGGCTCGGACTCGGTGGACTCGGCCGAGCGCGAAATCAAGATCTGGTTCCAGGCCTAA